The following coding sequences lie in one Treponema socranskii subsp. buccale genomic window:
- a CDS encoding leucine-rich repeat domain-containing protein encodes MLFAAALVFTSCSNGSDSGGGTPPVTKYKVELDRNIGGNVKVTPALSDDGMAAENTVLTFTATPLQGYDLEKWKLDGTAVNGTALTYTLKVTANAQVFVFFKRNGEPPPAMHTVTLTEPEHGSVDTVPVIPPGHHKVPEGTELIFRAEPDAGYAVDTWSVTPEGDLEAGGNAGSSTATLSVSNDVTVTVTFKQVQFKIDFGVDGTLGTLTAKVDGSEISSGDTVEHGKTVVFKATPDSNCAVEQWTNNGTPIAAAGTNATYNHTVTAAANIKVKFKSTYTGPALTVDTTELTGTAGHDFEYRFVTAGSGNYDAHSENVSILWVAKTTDLNSQGKIGIRCVQAGSTRIKITDKVSGQTAFSGLITVKPDENYFEEGGVRYRITDNTAGAEKVSVTAGTGPQTDVEYTGTSLTIPKEVTHGGVTYTVTGIERPDHWGTTLQSVTVASDNAYLLAENGVIFNKDKTVLLGYLPGKPDASYIVPASVRKLGEASFRNISALTAVTLPNGLKTIDWYVFYKCPNLATLNLPSSLESIGDDSLREIKVSSIVVPENITALNDSFLYYCPELTSVELPSTLTAIWRYSFSYDPKLKTVTCKAATPPVITAGRGVFEGTPIGSATLKVPAGSKALYQAAEGWKDFGTIVEF; translated from the coding sequence TTGCTTTTTGCCGCAGCGCTCGTTTTTACAAGCTGCTCCAACGGCAGCGATTCGGGCGGCGGAACACCGCCGGTAACAAAGTACAAAGTAGAGCTTGACCGCAATATAGGCGGCAATGTAAAAGTAACACCCGCACTGAGCGATGACGGCATGGCAGCCGAAAACACCGTGCTTACCTTTACGGCAACGCCGCTTCAAGGCTACGATCTTGAAAAGTGGAAACTCGACGGCACGGCGGTAAACGGCACAGCGCTTACCTACACGCTCAAAGTTACGGCAAACGCACAGGTTTTTGTATTCTTTAAACGGAACGGTGAGCCGCCTCCTGCCATGCACACGGTAACGCTTACCGAGCCGGAGCACGGCAGTGTAGATACTGTGCCGGTAATCCCGCCCGGCCATCACAAAGTGCCCGAAGGCACCGAACTTATCTTTAGGGCAGAACCGGATGCAGGCTATGCGGTGGACACATGGTCGGTTACACCCGAAGGCGATCTGGAAGCAGGAGGTAATGCCGGCAGCAGCACGGCAACGCTGAGCGTAAGCAATGACGTTACTGTAACGGTTACCTTTAAGCAGGTACAGTTCAAAATCGATTTCGGCGTAGACGGTACGCTCGGTACGCTTACAGCAAAAGTTGACGGCAGCGAAATCAGTTCGGGCGATACGGTCGAACACGGCAAAACCGTCGTCTTTAAGGCAACGCCTGATTCAAACTGCGCGGTCGAACAATGGACAAACAACGGAACGCCAATCGCCGCGGCGGGAACAAACGCAACCTACAACCATACCGTAACGGCAGCGGCAAACATCAAAGTAAAGTTTAAAAGTACCTATACCGGTCCTGCGCTCACGGTGGATACAACAGAGCTTACCGGAACAGCAGGACATGATTTTGAATACCGGTTCGTAACGGCAGGTTCAGGCAACTACGATGCGCACTCTGAAAATGTGTCCATCCTCTGGGTTGCTAAGACGACGGATCTGAACAGTCAGGGTAAAATCGGGATACGGTGCGTACAAGCCGGTTCAACACGCATAAAGATAACCGACAAAGTAAGCGGACAAACCGCTTTTTCAGGCCTCATTACCGTAAAACCGGACGAAAATTACTTTGAAGAAGGCGGCGTGCGCTACCGCATAACGGACAACACCGCCGGAGCGGAAAAGGTGAGCGTAACCGCAGGTACAGGTCCCCAAACTGACGTGGAGTACACGGGAACATCGCTTACCATACCCAAAGAAGTTACCCACGGCGGCGTAACCTACACAGTAACGGGCATAGAGCGCCCCGACCATTGGGGAACGACGCTGCAAAGCGTAACGGTCGCATCCGATAACGCCTACCTTTTGGCCGAAAACGGCGTTATCTTTAACAAAGATAAAACCGTACTGTTAGGCTATCTGCCGGGTAAACCGGATGCTTCTTACATCGTTCCTGCAAGCGTAAGAAAATTGGGAGAGGCTTCTTTCAGAAATATTTCTGCACTCACTGCCGTTACGCTGCCAAACGGCTTAAAGACTATTGATTGGTATGTATTTTATAAATGCCCCAACCTTGCAACACTTAACTTGCCGTCTTCGCTGGAATCTATCGGCGATGATTCGCTGAGAGAAATAAAAGTGAGTTCGATAGTTGTACCGGAAAACATAACAGCGCTTAATGACAGCTTCCTTTACTATTGCCCCGAATTGACGTCGGTCGAGCTCCCCTCAACGCTTACCGCAATATGGAGGTATTCATTTTCGTACGATCCTAAACTGAAGACGGTAACGTGCAAAGCGGCAACTCCGCCGGTCATTACAGCTGGCCGAGGAGTGTTTGAAGGCACGCCCATCGGTTCTGCAACGCTCAAAGTGCCCGCCGGCTCCAAAGCGCTCTACCAAGCCGCAGAAGGCTGGAAAGACTTCGGCACGATTGTGGAGTTTTGA
- a CDS encoding Rpn family recombination-promoting nuclease/putative transposase: protein MATYNRRYKDSVFVDFFGEDKNAKANFLSLYNALHGTELDASSAELEPLRLEQVMYMAFRNDVACLVDGKIIVLVEHQSTVNANMPLRFLQYAARLYERIQNPRDRYLRRLKKIPTPEFYVFYNGEEDYPESATLRLSDAFITVSEKPSLEVVASVTNINYNKGSRILRTCKPLEEYTLFIEAVRKHTKLDSENGFRNAIKECIRNDILREYLQRKSKEVMNMLIAEYDYDVDIAVQREEEREIALQEGIAQGEAKGLSEGSYQKALETAKNLLVLGLSVANIAQATGLTEAEVEAL from the coding sequence ATGGCAACATACAATCGTCGATATAAAGATTCGGTCTTTGTCGATTTTTTCGGCGAAGATAAAAACGCGAAAGCGAACTTTCTTTCGCTCTACAACGCATTGCATGGAACAGAACTTGACGCATCATCGGCGGAACTCGAACCGCTCCGTCTCGAACAGGTGATGTATATGGCGTTCCGCAACGACGTCGCCTGTCTCGTCGACGGGAAAATCATCGTATTGGTAGAACATCAATCGACTGTCAACGCCAATATGCCGCTGCGCTTTTTACAGTATGCCGCACGCCTCTACGAACGCATTCAAAATCCGCGCGATCGCTATCTCCGCAGACTGAAAAAGATTCCTACGCCGGAGTTCTACGTATTCTACAACGGAGAAGAAGATTACCCGGAATCCGCAACGCTCCGTCTGTCCGACGCTTTTATAACGGTGTCCGAAAAGCCGAGCCTCGAAGTCGTTGCCAGCGTGACGAATATCAATTATAATAAGGGAAGCAGAATCTTACGTACGTGTAAACCGCTTGAAGAATACACGCTGTTTATCGAAGCGGTGCGGAAACATACCAAGCTCGACAGCGAAAACGGCTTTCGGAACGCGATTAAAGAGTGCATACGAAACGACATCCTGCGGGAATACTTACAGCGGAAGTCAAAGGAGGTGATGAATATGTTAATTGCCGAATACGATTACGATGTGGATATAGCTGTGCAAAGAGAAGAAGAAAGAGAAATTGCTCTGCAGGAAGGCATCGCACAAGGCGAAGCGAAAGGTCTTTCCGAAGGCTCATACCAAAAAGCGCTTGAAACGGCGAAGAATTTACTCGTCTTGGGATTGTCGGTCGCAAACATTGCCCAAGCGACCGGTCTCACCGAAGCGGAAGTTGAAGCTCTTTAA
- a CDS encoding N-acetyltransferase: MTIRQAEEKDFFDILRIYARAREYMTADGNPTQWGKSFPPENLIKDDIRKKRNYVVEANGGVHGVFAFIPGDDPTYARIEGAWMSDAPYGTIHRIASDGTVKGVFAAAIAFCKSRLSHIRIDTHADNKTMRCAIEKAGFKECGIIRVADGTPRIAYELIVEKDIR, encoded by the coding sequence ATGACGATTCGACAGGCCGAAGAAAAAGATTTTTTCGACATACTGCGCATTTATGCCCGTGCGCGCGAATATATGACGGCGGACGGGAATCCGACTCAGTGGGGAAAATCCTTTCCGCCGGAAAATTTAATAAAGGATGATATCCGTAAAAAACGCAATTATGTCGTCGAAGCGAACGGCGGCGTACACGGAGTGTTCGCCTTTATCCCGGGCGACGATCCGACGTATGCGCGAATCGAAGGCGCGTGGATGAGCGATGCGCCGTACGGCACGATTCACCGCATTGCAAGCGACGGTACGGTCAAAGGCGTTTTTGCCGCTGCGATCGCGTTTTGTAAATCGCGCCTTTCTCACATCAGAATCGATACGCATGCAGACAACAAAACGATGCGGTGCGCGATCGAAAAAGCGGGATTTAAAGAATGCGGCATAATCCGTGTCGCCGACGGTACTCCGCGCATCGCTTATGAGTTGATCGTGGAAAAAGATATACGCTGA
- a CDS encoding MATE family efflux transporter translates to MTALPGFYSTLFTIALPIVLQNFLQTFVNMLDTVMVGRLGAAEIVAVGLGNQIFFILNMILFGISSGGAIFVAQYWGKKDIAGIRRTLGITLALSFVLSLVFTAAALFSPRELIALYSSDERVIALGGAYLRRIALSYPMLSLSFAFQLAFRATEHVILPTVSTAVSFFINAVFNYLLIFGASVSVFGSVLTVPAMGVKGAAIATLVSRFVELAITVGWAYRKKYEACGGFSELFSFNGDFLARFIKIALPVIINETLWSLGITTENSIFSHASTDAIAAFNITGTISQLTWVFFIGVGNGAGIIIGKKIGEGAEAEARLYANRFAWFMPVMGVVIGSLLFPLSFALPALFNVGPYIIRQARLMLRILMCVYPVNAFNMFFIVGMCRSGGDTVYAAVNDSVWMWFVAIPAACIAAFVLHADPCIIYACLQIDQILKACAGFVRVRNGKWLHNVTR, encoded by the coding sequence ATGACTGCTTTGCCGGGATTTTACAGTACGCTTTTTACGATCGCGCTTCCGATTGTATTGCAGAATTTTCTCCAAACCTTCGTCAATATGCTCGACACCGTTATGGTCGGCAGGCTCGGTGCGGCCGAAATCGTAGCAGTCGGTCTCGGCAATCAGATTTTTTTTATACTCAATATGATACTCTTCGGTATTTCAAGCGGCGGCGCTATCTTTGTCGCGCAGTATTGGGGCAAAAAAGATATTGCAGGAATCCGCCGGACGCTCGGTATTACGCTTGCGCTTTCGTTCGTCCTCTCGCTCGTGTTTACCGCCGCTGCGCTTTTTTCCCCGCGCGAATTGATTGCGCTGTATTCTTCGGACGAACGGGTAATCGCCCTCGGCGGCGCTTACTTGCGCCGAATCGCATTGAGTTATCCCATGCTTTCGCTGAGCTTTGCATTTCAGCTGGCTTTCCGCGCAACCGAGCATGTCATCCTTCCGACGGTGAGTACCGCCGTTTCATTTTTCATCAATGCCGTTTTCAATTATCTTTTGATCTTCGGCGCTTCCGTTTCCGTATTCGGCTCTGTGCTGACCGTACCGGCGATGGGAGTGAAGGGTGCTGCGATCGCGACGCTTGTTTCCCGATTCGTGGAGCTCGCGATTACGGTCGGTTGGGCATATCGGAAAAAATATGAAGCGTGCGGCGGTTTTTCCGAACTCTTTTCGTTCAACGGCGATTTTCTTGCGCGCTTCATCAAAATCGCACTGCCTGTCATTATAAATGAAACGCTGTGGAGTTTGGGCATTACGACGGAAAATTCGATTTTTTCGCACGCGAGTACCGATGCGATTGCGGCATTCAATATAACCGGAACGATTTCGCAGCTGACGTGGGTATTTTTTATCGGTGTCGGAAACGGTGCAGGGATTATCATCGGCAAAAAAATCGGTGAAGGTGCTGAGGCGGAAGCGCGGCTGTACGCGAACAGATTCGCGTGGTTTATGCCCGTGATGGGTGTCGTCATCGGGTCGCTGCTTTTCCCGCTTTCATTCGCGCTTCCCGCTTTATTCAATGTCGGGCCGTACATCATTCGACAGGCGAGGCTTATGCTTCGCATCCTCATGTGCGTCTACCCGGTAAATGCGTTTAATATGTTTTTCATCGTAGGTATGTGCCGATCGGGCGGCGATACCGTTTACGCTGCAGTCAACGACAGCGTGTGGATGTGGTTTGTCGCAATTCCGGCCGCATGCATTGCGGCTTTTGTGCTGCATGCCGACCCGTGTATTATCTATGCCTGTTTGCAGATCGATCAGATTTTGAAAGCGTGCGCAGGCTTCGTCCGCGTGCGTAACGGTAAGTGGCTGCATAACGTTACGCGATGA
- a CDS encoding M15 family metallopeptidase, with translation MHTVKRFFKPAAATLALLFFTAFLFAAPPEPKELGILRRTYPDIAFAATYDSALADFKIDIVQNRGAERKTTALYWADGKMLPADKLAERESYWPLFYPYAKEVPDPAKFTEEDVRRLRNFSSAENRSRQAGTSPYFFNAIYDCATRQSTETHIKRVSFLGKYTNAHERIFTPLARVENKIRERAKTDAAVQRFIDELARVDSYNWREIGDRASRSFHSYGIALDVLPRGWGQKNIYWAWRRDIDPDGWMTLPLEKRWMPPAGVIEAFESEGFIWGGKWPIWDNMHFEYHPELIANSLNG, from the coding sequence ATGCATACCGTAAAACGTTTTTTTAAACCGGCTGCGGCGACGCTCGCACTTTTATTTTTTACCGCTTTTCTTTTCGCCGCACCGCCCGAACCGAAAGAACTCGGCATTCTCAGGCGCACATATCCCGATATCGCATTTGCGGCAACATACGATTCCGCGCTCGCCGATTTTAAAATCGATATCGTACAAAACCGCGGCGCGGAACGAAAAACGACGGCATTGTATTGGGCGGACGGAAAAATGCTTCCCGCGGACAAACTCGCCGAACGCGAATCATACTGGCCGCTCTTCTACCCCTACGCAAAAGAAGTACCCGACCCTGCAAAATTTACCGAAGAGGATGTACGCCGCCTGCGCAATTTTTCTTCGGCGGAAAACCGCTCGCGGCAGGCCGGCACATCGCCCTATTTTTTCAATGCGATTTATGACTGCGCGACACGGCAATCGACCGAAACGCATATAAAACGCGTGTCGTTTCTCGGAAAATATACGAATGCACATGAACGGATTTTTACACCGCTTGCACGCGTCGAAAACAAAATCCGGGAGCGCGCAAAAACCGATGCCGCCGTGCAGCGCTTCATCGATGAATTGGCGCGCGTGGACAGCTACAACTGGAGGGAAATCGGCGACCGCGCATCGCGTTCGTTTCACAGCTACGGTATCGCCCTCGATGTACTGCCGCGGGGCTGGGGACAAAAAAATATCTACTGGGCATGGCGGCGCGATATCGATCCCGACGGATGGATGACGCTGCCGCTCGAAAAACGCTGGATGCCGCCTGCCGGCGTAATCGAAGCGTTCGAATCGGAAGGATTTATCTGGGGCGGTAAGTGGCCGATTTGGGACAATATGCATTTCGAATATCATCCCGAATTGATCGCGAACAGCCTGAACGGATAG
- the rlmB gene encoding 23S rRNA (guanosine(2251)-2'-O)-methyltransferase RlmB: protein MAERIVTGFHAIEERIRSDSRGSGRMRIFWSKAGPRAKKIIALAKQEGIPCEQADDAALDSLTARLSETARDHRGIVLCVSGESENAHNIVDFDEWLASLPSDYDASSEQSGLLQNSGAENLCTTVLVLDSVTDPHNVGAIIRSCDQFGTSLVILPQARSANDIAHNEVVARSSAGAAAWVPVSIVPNAVRAVQRLKDAGFWVYGADASGEALGSVDFARRTVIVMGSEGKGISPLLAKQCDAVVSIPTCGKIDSLNVSVAAGILLYERYRRFTC, encoded by the coding sequence ATGGCTGAAAGAATCGTTACGGGATTTCATGCAATCGAAGAGCGCATACGGAGTGATTCGCGCGGAAGCGGCCGGATGCGCATCTTCTGGAGCAAAGCGGGGCCGCGCGCGAAAAAAATCATCGCGCTTGCAAAGCAGGAAGGCATTCCTTGCGAACAAGCGGACGATGCCGCACTCGATTCGCTTACCGCACGTCTCTCCGAAACCGCACGCGATCACCGCGGCATCGTGCTCTGCGTTTCGGGAGAATCGGAGAATGCACATAATATCGTCGATTTTGACGAATGGCTCGCATCTCTGCCGTCCGATTATGACGCTTCATCGGAACAAAGCGGACTTTTACAAAACAGCGGAGCGGAAAATCTGTGTACGACGGTGCTCGTACTCGATTCGGTGACCGATCCCCACAACGTCGGCGCGATTATCCGGAGCTGCGATCAGTTCGGTACTTCTCTCGTTATCTTACCGCAGGCTAGAAGTGCAAACGACATAGCACACAACGAAGTGGTCGCCCGTTCAAGCGCGGGAGCCGCCGCGTGGGTTCCCGTGAGCATCGTGCCGAATGCGGTGCGCGCGGTTCAGCGATTGAAAGACGCGGGCTTTTGGGTATACGGCGCAGATGCCAGCGGAGAGGCGCTCGGTTCCGTCGACTTTGCACGGAGAACGGTCATCGTCATGGGGAGTGAAGGAAAAGGCATTTCGCCGCTTCTTGCAAAACAGTGCGATGCGGTCGTATCCATTCCGACCTGCGGGAAAATCGACAGCTTGAACGTATCCGTCGCTGCGGGCATTTTGCTGTATGAGCGATACCGGCGTTTTACGTGCTGA
- a CDS encoding YchJ family protein has protein sequence MTNEKIDMCPCGSGKKYADCCEPVITGKTKAATAEALMRARYTAYVVHEIDFIVNTCKEGEGRGDIDRKATEDWSNQSVWHGLKILRTEKGAAGDSEGIVEFEADYTRHGLRDKHHETAAFEKTDGEWLYTTGNLKTTTIRREGKKIGRNDPCPCGSGKKYKQCCGR, from the coding sequence ATGACCAACGAAAAAATTGATATGTGTCCGTGCGGTTCAGGCAAAAAATATGCCGACTGCTGCGAACCCGTTATCACCGGTAAAACAAAGGCCGCTACGGCGGAAGCGCTCATGCGCGCGCGGTACACGGCATACGTTGTACATGAAATCGACTTTATCGTAAATACGTGTAAAGAAGGCGAAGGGCGCGGCGACATAGACCGCAAAGCGACGGAGGATTGGAGCAATCAGTCCGTGTGGCACGGTTTGAAAATTCTGCGTACCGAAAAAGGCGCGGCGGGTGACTCTGAAGGCATCGTCGAATTCGAAGCCGACTATACGCGTCACGGGCTTCGCGATAAACATCATGAAACCGCAGCGTTCGAAAAAACGGACGGCGAATGGCTGTATACGACGGGCAATCTCAAAACGACGACGATTCGGCGGGAAGGCAAAAAAATCGGGCGGAACGATCCTTGTCCCTGCGGCAGCGGAAAAAAATACAAACAATGCTGCGGACGGTAA
- a CDS encoding iron-containing alcohol dehydrogenase, which translates to MFNFTYFTPTKVVFGKETETQIGSLVAEQKCKKVLIHYGSGSVQKSGLLDRVKKSLDEAKISYIELGGVVPNPRLSLVYQGIDLVKKENVDFILAVGGGSVIDSAKAIGYGAANEGDVWDFYEHTRLPEACMPIGVIVTIAAAGSEMSNSSVITKEEGQIKRGCNTDFCRPKFAVMNPELTMTLPDYQTACGCTDILMHTMERYFTNGGNMEITDGIAEALMRTVMVNAQILCEEPKNYDARAEIMWAGSLSHNGLTGCGNDRGGDWSSHALEHELSGMFDVAHGAGLAAIWGSWARYVYKDCLPRFHKFAVNVMGIADGTPEEIAMRGIQAMEKFFRKIKMPTSLKELGISLSEEQMKTLAHKCSLATGGKRGSAKVLYEADMFEIYKMANDR; encoded by the coding sequence ATGTTCAATTTTACATATTTTACGCCGACGAAAGTCGTTTTCGGAAAAGAAACGGAAACGCAAATCGGTTCGCTCGTCGCCGAACAAAAGTGCAAAAAAGTCCTCATTCATTACGGAAGCGGAAGCGTACAAAAGTCGGGACTCCTCGACCGCGTAAAAAAATCGCTCGACGAAGCAAAGATTTCGTATATCGAACTCGGCGGCGTCGTGCCGAACCCTCGTCTTTCGCTCGTATATCAAGGTATCGATCTCGTTAAAAAAGAAAACGTCGATTTTATCCTTGCAGTCGGAGGCGGCAGCGTTATCGATTCGGCGAAAGCGATCGGCTACGGCGCCGCAAACGAAGGCGATGTGTGGGATTTCTATGAACATACGCGGCTGCCGGAAGCGTGTATGCCGATCGGCGTCATAGTGACGATAGCCGCCGCCGGCAGTGAAATGAGCAACAGCTCGGTTATCACAAAAGAAGAAGGGCAGATAAAGCGCGGCTGCAATACGGATTTTTGCCGGCCGAAATTTGCGGTGATGAATCCCGAATTGACGATGACGCTCCCCGATTATCAAACGGCGTGCGGCTGTACCGATATCCTCATGCATACGATGGAACGCTATTTTACGAACGGCGGCAACATGGAAATCACCGACGGCATCGCCGAAGCGCTCATGCGCACCGTTATGGTAAATGCGCAGATCCTGTGCGAAGAACCGAAGAACTACGATGCGCGCGCGGAAATCATGTGGGCGGGAAGCCTTTCGCACAACGGACTCACGGGCTGCGGAAACGACCGCGGCGGCGATTGGTCGTCGCACGCGCTCGAACACGAATTGAGCGGTATGTTCGACGTTGCACACGGCGCAGGACTCGCGGCTATTTGGGGAAGCTGGGCGCGCTACGTATATAAAGATTGTCTTCCGCGCTTCCATAAGTTCGCCGTCAATGTCATGGGGATTGCCGACGGTACGCCGGAAGAGATCGCAATGCGCGGCATCCAAGCGATGGAAAAATTTTTCCGCAAAATCAAAATGCCGACAAGTCTCAAAGAACTCGGCATCAGTCTTTCCGAAGAACAGATGAAAACGCTCGCGCACAAATGCAGTCTCGCAACGGGAGGAAAGCGCGGTTCGGCAAAAGTGTTATACGAAGCCGATATGTTCGAAATTTATAAAATGGCGAACGACCGGTAA
- a CDS encoding BrnA antitoxin family protein, translated as MKSIYSNPEKSVMEALDSAVLVADFLPPPAELVKKSTKEKITISIDSDCINFFRTEAKKNHTKYQTMMNEVLSQYAKHYAVN; from the coding sequence ATGAAGAGCATTTACAGTAATCCCGAAAAATCAGTAATGGAAGCATTGGATTCCGCCGTATTAGTGGCGGATTTCCTTCCTCCTCCGGCAGAGCTTGTAAAAAAATCAACAAAAGAAAAAATAACAATTTCAATTGATTCCGATTGTATTAATTTTTTCAGAACGGAAGCTAAGAAAAATCATACAAAATACCAGACTATGATGAATGAAGTACTTTCGCAATATGCAAAGCATTATGCTGTAAATTGA
- a CDS encoding type II toxin-antitoxin system RelB/DinJ family antitoxin produces MGINISLAINSFVKATIRENGLPFALKASEDPYIYSEENMKYLRKSIHQIETGKCQIHELKESD; encoded by the coding sequence ATGGGAATAAATATTTCTTTGGCAATAAATTCTTTTGTAAAAGCTACAATTCGGGAAAACGGTCTTCCGTTTGCGCTGAAAGCATCCGAAGATCCGTATATTTATTCGGAAGAAAATATGAAATATTTGCGTAAAAGTATACATCAGATTGAAACCGGGAAATGTCAAATTCATGAATTAAAGGAATCCGATTGA
- a CDS encoding type II toxin-antitoxin system RelE family toxin yields MTKYRIAETETFEKKIKSAKYKSLYKKITEYVYPVLRENPYFGPNIKRLKGNYKDLYRFRIGDYRLFYKILEDTVIVFIVNIEARKDAYK; encoded by the coding sequence TTGACTAAGTATCGAATAGCGGAAACCGAAACATTTGAAAAGAAGATAAAATCTGCAAAATATAAATCTTTATACAAAAAGATTACGGAATATGTATATCCGGTATTACGTGAAAATCCCTATTTTGGCCCCAATATTAAAAGACTCAAAGGAAATTACAAAGACCTATATCGTTTTAGAATAGGGGATTATCGGCTGTTCTATAAAATATTAGAAGATACGGTTATCGTATTTATAGTGAATATAGAAGCGCGGAAAGATGCTTATAAATAA
- a CDS encoding CopG family transcriptional regulator — MAKTITVRIDDSTYDIFKLAAAGQKRTISNYLEYATLNYTMNETFVDDTEMNEILKYGKDIKKGLSDISAGRYRIID; from the coding sequence ATGGCAAAAACAATTACCGTTCGTATAGATGACAGTACCTATGACATTTTCAAATTGGCTGCTGCAGGGCAGAAAAGAACGATCTCAAATTATCTGGAATATGCAACGCTCAATTACACTATGAATGAGACATTTGTCGATGATACGGAAATGAATGAAATACTCAAGTATGGGAAAGATATTAAAAAAGGTTTATCCGATATTTCAGCCGGAAGGTATCGAATAATTGACTAA